A region from the Polaribacter sp. Hel1_33_78 genome encodes:
- the uvrA gene encoding excinuclease ABC subunit UvrA, translated as MKNQEYIEVYGARVHNLKNIDVKIPREKLVVITGLSGSGKSSLAFDTIYAEGQRRYIETFSAYARQFLGGLERPDVDKIDGLSPVISIEQKTTNKSPRSTVGTITEIYDFLRLLFARASDAYSYNSGQKMVSYSDEQIRKLILKDFDNKKIAVLAPLIKSRKGHYRELFEQISKQGFLRVRVDGEIKEIEKGMRLDRYKTHDIEVVIDRILINKSSEKRLEETIKTALYSGNNIMMVIDIDDNKPRYFSRELMCPTTGIAYPNPEPNTFSFNSPKGACNTCNGLGITNEINLKKVIPDTAVSIQNGGIIPLGEQKSSWIFKQLQNISERYKFKLSDAIKDIPKEALDVILNGGNESFEIESKTVGVTRNYKIDFEGIIAFITSQYKSAESTSIKRWAKGFMDEVSCSTCQGKRLKKEALHFKITNKNISDLAQMDVKELASWFATINNDLSKKQLAIASEIIKEIKTRIQFLLDVGLDYLTLDRTSKSLSGGEAQRIRLATQIGSQLVGVLYILDEPSIGLHQRDNQKLIDSLLKLRDIGNSVLVVEHDKDMIEHADFVFDIGPGAGRHGGEIVSEGTFEDLKKQNTLTADYLTGRKVIAVPQKRREGNGKSIKLRGATGNNLKNVSVEFPLGKMICVTGVSGSGKSTLINETLYPILNAHIYRGVKKPMPYKKIEGLEHVDKVIDIDQSPIGRTPRSNPATYTGTFSEVRSLFAKTPEAAIRGYKPGRFSFNVKGGRCETCQGGGVRVIEMNFLPDVQVECETCQGKRFNRETLEIRYKGKSISDVLNMTIEEATDFFENIPKIHRKVKTIKDVGLGYITLGQQSTTLSGGEAQRIKLASELSKRDTGNTFYILDEPTTGLHFEDIRVLMEVLNKLANKGNTILIIEHNLDVIKLADFIIDVGLEGGKNGGTILCTGTPEQVAKHKKSYTAQFLKKELF; from the coding sequence AATTGATGGTCTTTCTCCAGTAATTTCAATAGAACAAAAAACAACTAACAAAAGTCCGCGATCAACGGTTGGTACTATCACAGAAATTTATGACTTTTTAAGATTGCTATTTGCGAGGGCTTCAGATGCTTACTCCTACAATAGTGGACAAAAGATGGTGAGTTATTCTGATGAACAAATTAGAAAACTTATTTTAAAAGATTTTGATAATAAAAAAATTGCTGTTTTAGCGCCTTTAATTAAATCTAGAAAAGGGCATTATCGTGAACTTTTTGAGCAGATTTCTAAACAAGGATTTTTACGAGTTCGAGTAGATGGAGAAATCAAAGAAATAGAAAAAGGAATGCGTTTAGACCGATATAAAACGCATGATATTGAAGTTGTCATTGATAGAATTTTAATTAATAAATCTTCAGAAAAACGCTTAGAAGAAACTATTAAAACAGCCCTTTATTCGGGGAATAACATAATGATGGTTATTGATATTGATGACAATAAACCACGTTATTTTAGTAGAGAGTTAATGTGCCCAACAACAGGAATTGCGTATCCAAATCCTGAACCAAACACATTTTCTTTCAACTCTCCAAAAGGGGCATGCAACACTTGTAATGGTTTAGGAATTACAAATGAAATTAACCTTAAGAAAGTGATTCCTGATACTGCTGTTTCCATACAAAATGGTGGAATTATTCCTTTAGGAGAACAAAAAAGTAGTTGGATTTTTAAACAACTTCAAAACATTTCTGAACGTTATAAATTTAAGCTATCAGATGCCATAAAAGACATTCCAAAAGAAGCATTGGATGTTATTTTAAATGGTGGAAATGAATCTTTTGAAATTGAATCTAAAACCGTTGGAGTTACTAGAAACTACAAAATCGATTTTGAAGGGATTATTGCCTTCATTACCTCTCAATATAAAAGTGCAGAAAGCACTTCTATTAAACGCTGGGCAAAAGGCTTTATGGATGAGGTTTCTTGTTCTACTTGTCAAGGAAAAAGGTTAAAAAAAGAAGCACTTCATTTTAAAATTACAAATAAAAACATTAGTGATTTAGCACAAATGGATGTAAAAGAATTGGCTTCTTGGTTTGCAACTATAAACAACGATTTATCTAAAAAACAACTTGCAATTGCATCAGAGATTATAAAAGAAATAAAAACCAGAATTCAATTTTTATTAGATGTTGGTTTAGATTACTTAACATTAGATAGAACTTCAAAATCCCTTTCTGGTGGAGAAGCTCAAAGAATACGTTTAGCAACTCAAATTGGATCGCAATTGGTCGGAGTGCTTTATATTTTAGATGAACCAAGTATTGGTCTGCACCAACGTGATAATCAAAAATTAATCGATTCTTTGTTGAAACTGCGTGATATTGGTAATTCTGTTTTGGTTGTAGAGCATGATAAGGACATGATTGAACACGCAGACTTTGTTTTTGATATTGGTCCTGGAGCCGGGAGACATGGAGGAGAAATCGTAAGCGAAGGAACTTTTGAAGATTTAAAAAAACAAAACACACTAACTGCAGATTATTTAACTGGAAGAAAAGTGATTGCTGTTCCTCAAAAACGTAGAGAAGGAAATGGAAAATCTATCAAGCTAAGAGGAGCAACTGGAAACAATTTAAAAAATGTTTCCGTAGAATTTCCTTTAGGAAAAATGATTTGTGTTACAGGTGTTTCTGGAAGTGGAAAATCTACTTTAATAAATGAAACCTTATACCCTATTTTAAACGCCCACATTTATAGAGGCGTAAAAAAACCAATGCCTTATAAGAAGATTGAAGGATTGGAACATGTGGATAAAGTTATTGACATCGATCAATCTCCAATAGGTAGAACTCCAAGATCAAACCCTGCTACCTATACGGGAACTTTTAGTGAAGTTAGAAGTTTATTTGCAAAAACTCCTGAAGCTGCAATTCGCGGTTATAAACCAGGAAGGTTCTCTTTTAATGTAAAAGGCGGAAGATGCGAAACTTGCCAAGGAGGAGGCGTTAGAGTTATAGAAATGAACTTTCTACCAGACGTTCAAGTAGAGTGCGAAACCTGTCAAGGAAAACGCTTTAACAGAGAAACTTTAGAGATTCGTTATAAAGGAAAATCTATTTCTGATGTATTAAATATGACTATTGAAGAAGCCACAGACTTTTTTGAAAACATACCTAAAATCCACAGGAAAGTAAAGACTATTAAAGATGTTGGACTAGGATATATTACCCTAGGTCAACAATCTACAACCCTATCTGGAGGTGAAGCCCAAAGAATAAAACTAGCCTCAGAATTATCTAAAAGAGATACTGGAAATACGTTCTATATTCTAGATGAACCTACGACTGGTCTGCATTTTGAAGACATTAGAGTATTAATGGAAGTATTAAACAAGCTCGCGAACAAAGGAAATACTATCTTAATCATTGAACACAATTTAGATGTTATAAAATTAGCAGATTTTATTATAGACGTTGGTTTAGAAGGAGGTAAAAATGGTGGTACAATTCTATGCACAGGAACTCCGGAACAAGTTGCAAAACATAAAAAAAGTTATACCGCTCAATTTCTTAAAAAAGAACTATTTTAG